Proteins from one Deinococcus sp. AB2017081 genomic window:
- a CDS encoding MGMT family protein: MAAEPTGAGPATFQARVLALVARIPPGRVMTYGQLALLAGAPGAARQAGQVLNGLMGHTELPWQRVINAQGRISTYKVGVGEVQEGLLRAEGVAFDDTGRCDLDTLQWWPEDAPDRAVPPAPLW, from the coding sequence GTGGCCGCTGAACCGACGGGTGCAGGCCCGGCCACCTTCCAGGCGCGGGTGCTGGCGCTGGTCGCCCGCATTCCACCCGGCCGCGTGATGACCTACGGCCAACTGGCCCTGCTGGCCGGGGCTCCCGGCGCAGCGCGGCAGGCCGGGCAGGTGCTGAACGGGTTGATGGGCCACACGGAACTGCCGTGGCAGCGGGTGATCAATGCCCAGGGGCGGATCAGTACCTACAAGGTCGGGGTGGGTGAGGTGCAGGAGGGGCTGCTGCGGGCCGAGGGGGTGGCCTTCGACGACACCGGCCGCTGCGATCTGGACACCCTGCAATGGTGGCCAGAGGACGCGCCTGATCGCGCCGTGCCGCCTGCACCCCTGTGGTAG
- a CDS encoding N-acetylmuramoyl-L-alanine amidase: MKAPAILLSSALLLGAGSAQTGLPARPDAAGSPAPLTLTGVQNATFGQPRFSSVGGTTRVVFDLQAGVTYTLTPTFTGLRVDVQGARVLPSVAARTGSVTEYRAGGGQVTLITPFPLSMTEGWRASEATLATGTRVLIMEFGASLSGGASEGLRGAVRAAALPSTPEAQAVLEAPLGGTPSAAAVTAGSAATPAAVVTPGPAAPVAGSGPDLVDSAPPGDSVAPARPGTTLPPAPALPSANANQPSDVTGQVAGRVVPGALLGAPRIGKNPGQTRVVLDLPPGSTYHIIPGSVGLRLELTGVDTMAQAQSGVSPELRSWRYERTLGGVAVTFETGTPAGARSGWRAQLLSPASGDRSRLVIDLSPALADLTPLLPAQRVIAAVPPVPATSGLAILALTPSYVRPRVVIDPGHGGRDPGAVGSVVEKEVTLNVALRVRDLLSAAGVDVVLTRDTDRQLHATKTVDLQQRAALGTPGTQLFVSIHVNAMEARTALRGYGIETWWNPNHPRSAALAGLLQRNMVAVTGAFSQGLKNSQSLSVLRNSRIPAALVEIGFASHPVDGLNLKDANYLDRVAVGLAQGIREALVTGATASGR, from the coding sequence ATGAAGGCACCTGCCATCCTGCTCTCATCGGCGCTGCTCCTGGGAGCTGGGTCGGCCCAGACTGGCCTGCCGGCACGGCCGGACGCGGCCGGCAGCCCGGCGCCCCTGACCCTGACCGGGGTACAGAACGCCACCTTCGGCCAGCCCCGCTTCAGCAGTGTGGGCGGCACCACGCGGGTCGTGTTCGATCTTCAGGCTGGCGTGACGTATACGCTGACCCCCACGTTCACCGGCCTGCGGGTGGATGTGCAGGGTGCGCGGGTGCTGCCGTCGGTGGCGGCGCGCACGGGCAGTGTCACCGAGTACCGTGCCGGGGGCGGACAGGTCACGCTGATCACGCCCTTCCCGCTGTCCATGACCGAGGGCTGGCGGGCCAGCGAGGCGACCCTGGCGACCGGCACCCGCGTCCTGATCATGGAGTTCGGTGCATCCCTCAGCGGCGGGGCGTCGGAGGGCCTGCGCGGCGCGGTGCGGGCGGCCGCCCTGCCCAGCACGCCCGAGGCGCAGGCTGTGCTGGAGGCGCCGCTGGGGGGCACACCCTCGGCGGCGGCGGTCACGGCCGGGTCGGCCGCCACGCCAGCGGCGGTGGTCACGCCTGGCCCGGCGGCCCCGGTGGCGGGCAGCGGTCCGGATCTGGTCGACAGCGCCCCGCCCGGCGACTCGGTGGCACCGGCCCGGCCGGGAACCACGCTGCCCCCCGCGCCGGCACTGCCCAGTGCGAACGCGAACCAGCCCAGCGACGTGACCGGACAGGTGGCCGGCCGGGTGGTGCCCGGTGCCCTGCTGGGGGCACCCCGGATTGGCAAGAATCCCGGTCAGACCCGTGTGGTGCTGGATCTGCCGCCCGGCAGCACGTACCACATCATCCCGGGCAGCGTGGGCCTGCGCCTGGAACTGACCGGCGTGGACACCATGGCACAGGCACAGAGCGGGGTCAGCCCGGAACTGCGGTCGTGGCGCTACGAGCGCACCCTGGGCGGCGTGGCGGTCACCTTCGAGACGGGGACGCCCGCCGGCGCGCGCAGTGGGTGGCGCGCGCAGCTGCTGTCGCCGGCCAGCGGCGACCGTTCACGTCTGGTGATCGACCTGTCCCCCGCTCTGGCCGACCTCACGCCGCTGCTGCCCGCTCAGCGCGTGATCGCGGCCGTGCCGCCGGTGCCCGCCACCAGCGGTCTGGCGATCCTGGCCCTCACGCCGTCGTACGTCAGGCCGCGCGTCGTGATCGATCCCGGCCACGGTGGCCGCGATCCGGGGGCAGTGGGCAGCGTCGTCGAGAAGGAGGTGACGCTGAACGTCGCCCTGCGGGTGCGTGACCTGCTCAGCGCCGCCGGCGTGGATGTGGTGCTCACCCGCGACACCGACCGGCAACTGCACGCCACCAAGACGGTGGATCTCCAGCAGCGGGCCGCCCTGGGAACCCCCGGCACGCAGCTGTTCGTGAGCATCCACGTGAACGCCATGGAGGCCAGAACCGCGCTGCGCGGCTACGGGATCGAGACGTGGTGGAATCCCAACCATCCACGCTCGGCGGCGCTGGCCGGGCTGCTCCAGCGCAACATGGTGGCGGTCACCGGGGCCTTCAGCCAGGGCCTGAAGAACAGCCAGTCGCTGTCCGTGCTGCGGAACAGCCGCATTCCGGCCGCGCTGGTCGAGATCGGCTTCGCGAGTCATCCGGTGGATGGTCTGAACCTCAAGGACGCCAACTACCTCGACCGGGTCGCCGTGGGGCTGGCGCAGGGCATCCGCGAGGCGCTGGTGACCGGGGCCACCGCCAGTGGCCGCTGA
- a CDS encoding peroxiredoxin codes for MGDFQTLPADLPAPVDDGACAHLTGQRWPALPLPGTDGQQHDVSAWPGRSVVYAYPKTARPDHAMPDDWDMLPGARGCTPQSCAFRNHHAELAAAGARVVGLSVQDTAYQQEAAARLHLPFALLSDADMALAQALALPTFEAGGETLLCRVTLIVRDGVIEHVFYPVFPPDRNAQDVLAWLSAHPA; via the coding sequence ATGGGCGACTTCCAGACGCTGCCGGCCGATCTTCCTGCGCCTGTGGACGACGGGGCCTGTGCCCACCTGACGGGGCAGCGCTGGCCAGCCCTGCCGCTGCCCGGCACGGACGGCCAGCAGCACGACGTGTCAGCGTGGCCGGGCCGCAGTGTGGTGTACGCCTATCCGAAGACCGCGCGGCCTGATCACGCCATGCCCGACGACTGGGACATGCTGCCGGGGGCACGTGGCTGCACGCCGCAGTCCTGTGCGTTCCGGAACCATCACGCCGAACTTGCGGCGGCCGGGGCGCGGGTGGTCGGCCTGAGCGTGCAGGACACCGCGTACCAGCAGGAGGCGGCGGCGCGGCTGCACCTGCCCTTTGCCCTGCTGTCCGACGCGGACATGGCCCTGGCGCAGGCGCTGGCCCTGCCGACTTTTGAGGCGGGCGGCGAGACGCTGCTGTGCCGCGTGACACTGATCGTGCGGGACGGCGTGATCGAGCATGTCTTCTATCCCGTGTTCCCACCAGACCGGAACGCGCAGGATGTCCTCGCGTGGCTGTCGGCCCACCCGGCCTGA
- a CDS encoding peptidoglycan-binding domain-containing protein, which translates to MRVPLALSALILLPLAGPARAVPVAADIERVAVRAAQVLDGVLRDCPASFVKIGSEAKRCVGVASTVEEVRVTLGAALSGDLYGVWRSRDGQVSVFNWTKTPAGYVYLRVQPDPDGRARTLVYVDVPPGSAPASGTQIGSVTLTPVPGSGPADAPATAGAVAPVPSTPPPASPAPATPTPTTSAPAAETAAPVPFRRVLGVATPRMNGSDVLAVQNRLISLMRPARPGRGDGWFGPVTAATVRAFQQSNGLPVTGRVDQATWNRLFSASARPYTPPSTP; encoded by the coding sequence ATGCGTGTTCCGCTTGCCCTGAGTGCCCTGATCCTGCTCCCGCTGGCCGGGCCGGCGCGGGCGGTGCCGGTGGCCGCCGATATCGAGCGGGTGGCGGTGCGGGCGGCGCAGGTGCTGGACGGCGTGCTCCGGGACTGCCCGGCGAGTTTCGTGAAGATCGGCTCCGAGGCCAAGCGCTGCGTGGGCGTGGCCAGCACGGTCGAGGAGGTGCGCGTGACGCTCGGCGCAGCGCTGTCCGGCGACCTGTACGGCGTGTGGCGCAGCCGGGATGGGCAGGTCAGCGTGTTCAACTGGACGAAGACCCCGGCCGGCTACGTGTACCTGCGCGTGCAGCCCGATCCGGACGGACGGGCCCGCACGCTCGTGTACGTGGACGTGCCGCCCGGCAGTGCGCCTGCGTCCGGGACACAGATCGGCAGCGTGACCCTGACGCCCGTGCCCGGCAGTGGGCCGGCAGACGCGCCGGCCACGGCGGGCGCCGTGGCACCGGTGCCATCCACCCCACCGCCCGCCAGCCCAGCACCCGCCACCCCGACGCCGACCACGTCAGCACCGGCCGCAGAGACCGCAGCCCCGGTGCCGTTCCGGCGGGTGCTGGGAGTGGCGACGCCGCGCATGAACGGCTCGGACGTCCTGGCCGTGCAGAACCGGCTGATCAGTCTCATGCGTCCGGCCCGGCCCGGTCGGGGGGACGGGTGGTTCGGGCCGGTCACCGCCGCCACGGTGCGCGCCTTTCAGCAGTCCAATGGCCTGCCCGTCACCGGGCGCGTCGACCAGGCGACGTGGAACCGCCTGTTCTCGGCCAGTGCGCGGCCGTATACACCGCCCAGCACGCCCTGA
- a CDS encoding DUF2089 domain-containing protein, with the protein MRPLPLPFPDESESPLVTELRFPTSGVTVRGVFELNEFAVLTPDNLEFLRLYIRVRGNLKEVERVLGVSYPTVRARFDTLLRAIGYEPELADPHAQVLSSLERGEITPEEAARKLRR; encoded by the coding sequence ATGCGCCCCCTGCCCCTGCCCTTTCCCGACGAGTCCGAGTCGCCGCTGGTCACCGAGCTGCGCTTTCCCACCAGCGGCGTGACCGTGCGCGGCGTGTTCGAGCTGAACGAGTTCGCGGTGCTGACCCCCGACAACCTGGAGTTCCTGCGGCTGTACATCCGCGTGCGCGGCAACCTGAAAGAGGTCGAGCGCGTGCTGGGTGTCAGCTACCCCACGGTGCGGGCCCGCTTCGACACGCTGCTGCGGGCCATCGGCTACGAGCCGGAGCTGGCCGACCCCCATGCCCAGGTGCTGAGCAGCCTGGAACGCGGCGAGATCACACCTGAGGAAGCGGCGAGGAAGCTGCGGCGCTGA
- a CDS encoding GNAT family N-acetyltransferase, giving the protein MAVTIRPATPADAPGIAHIHVTSWRETYAGLIPDDFLNRMTSDDMRARREANWQRTIADHLEDVWIAVQEGRVVAFASAGPPRDHPGHDAELTTLYCLQASQGHGTGRALLAAVTQAVADRGARNLALWVLDVNPTRQWYARQGAREAGSKTDGPLTEIRMVWDDLSPLLSRLP; this is encoded by the coding sequence ATGGCCGTCACGATCCGCCCCGCCACGCCTGCCGACGCCCCCGGTATCGCCCACATTCATGTCACGAGCTGGCGCGAGACCTACGCGGGCCTCATCCCAGACGACTTCCTGAATCGCATGACCAGCGACGACATGCGGGCACGGCGCGAGGCGAACTGGCAGCGCACCATCGCAGACCATCTGGAAGACGTCTGGATCGCCGTGCAGGAGGGCAGGGTGGTCGCCTTCGCCTCGGCCGGGCCGCCCCGCGATCACCCCGGCCACGACGCGGAACTGACGACGCTGTACTGTCTGCAGGCCTCTCAGGGCCACGGTACCGGCCGGGCACTGCTGGCGGCGGTCACGCAGGCAGTGGCCGACCGCGGCGCACGCAATCTGGCCCTGTGGGTGCTGGACGTGAACCCGACCCGCCAGTGGTACGCCCGGCAGGGCGCACGGGAAGCCGGCTCAAAGACCGATGGCCCGCTCACCGAGATCCGCATGGTCTGGGATGACCTGAGCCCATTGCTGAGCCGGTTACCATAG
- a CDS encoding Crp/Fnr family transcriptional regulator translates to MNYPSLVWHLKRTELFADLELAELERVAATTPYRSFQPGEVIYRMDDPADALYFVRSGLVKISKLFPNGKEAILGVIGQHDTFGELLLQPEERRPTQAEALERTVLIVLPRAELQKLLNTKPDLAMKLIRLMAARFFEAQAWTATVNAYSAPERVASLLYRLAREFGRPHNQGVELNLKLNQEDIARMVGATRETVSHSLGKLKQDGAIVRARTPIVVRMDALRRYIDAGN, encoded by the coding sequence ATGAACTATCCGAGCCTGGTCTGGCACCTCAAGCGAACAGAATTGTTTGCCGACCTGGAACTGGCTGAACTGGAACGTGTGGCTGCCACCACGCCGTACCGCTCGTTCCAGCCCGGCGAGGTCATCTACCGCATGGATGACCCGGCCGACGCCCTGTACTTCGTGCGCAGCGGCCTCGTGAAGATCAGCAAGCTCTTTCCCAACGGCAAGGAGGCGATCCTGGGGGTCATCGGGCAGCACGACACCTTCGGGGAACTGCTGCTGCAGCCCGAGGAACGCCGCCCCACGCAGGCCGAGGCCCTGGAGCGCACCGTGCTGATCGTGCTCCCCCGTGCGGAGCTGCAGAAACTGCTGAACACCAAACCAGACCTTGCCATGAAACTGATCCGCCTGATGGCCGCCCGGTTCTTCGAGGCCCAGGCGTGGACGGCCACCGTGAACGCCTACTCGGCCCCGGAACGCGTCGCCAGCCTGCTGTACCGGCTGGCGCGTGAATTTGGCCGCCCCCACAACCAGGGTGTGGAGCTGAACCTGAAACTCAATCAGGAGGACATCGCCCGCATGGTCGGCGCGACCCGCGAGACGGTCAGCCACTCACTGGGCAAGCTCAAGCAGGACGGCGCGATCGTCCGTGCCCGCACGCCCATCGTGGTGCGGATGGACGCCCTGCGGCGCTATATCGACGCCGGGAACTGA
- a CDS encoding TAXI family TRAP transporter solute-binding subunit: protein MKALALTLALTLPAAQAAPATFLNVATGSPTGTYAAMFKNIGVQCAQSAYLKERGTSGSLENIDLLLSNQVSLAFVQSDVLKAKQQIDQDPRVENIRALLPLHAEEVHLFAKPAVVKKNIFGKTTTTGVTTFADLKGKRVAAWGGSLITAKVLSAKLGVAYTILSVKDRDAAFAALNGGQADAVLAVVGQPATWVRDLNPAAVNMVPVPFNAALDGIYSSAKLLYPNLGAGSVPTVAVQSVLATRDFKTADKKKILLDYQKCAIAKLVNLQEDEGMHPKWQEVTFKTWPWPQYK from the coding sequence GTGAAAGCACTCGCCCTGACCCTCGCCCTGACGCTCCCCGCCGCGCAGGCCGCCCCCGCCACCTTCCTGAACGTGGCGACCGGCAGCCCGACCGGCACCTACGCGGCCATGTTCAAGAACATCGGCGTGCAGTGCGCCCAGAGCGCGTATCTGAAAGAACGCGGCACCAGCGGCAGCCTGGAGAACATCGACCTGCTCCTGAGCAATCAGGTGTCACTGGCCTTCGTGCAGAGCGACGTCCTGAAGGCCAAGCAGCAGATTGATCAGGATCCCCGCGTGGAGAACATCCGGGCGCTGCTGCCCCTGCACGCCGAGGAAGTCCACCTGTTCGCGAAGCCGGCGGTCGTGAAGAAGAACATCTTCGGCAAGACCACCACGACCGGCGTGACCACCTTCGCTGACCTGAAGGGCAAGCGCGTGGCGGCGTGGGGCGGCAGCCTGATCACCGCCAAGGTGCTGAGCGCCAAGCTGGGCGTGGCCTACACCATCCTGAGCGTGAAAGACCGGGACGCCGCCTTCGCGGCCCTGAACGGCGGCCAGGCCGACGCCGTGCTGGCCGTGGTCGGACAGCCCGCCACGTGGGTTCGGGATCTGAACCCCGCCGCCGTGAATATGGTGCCGGTGCCGTTCAATGCCGCGCTGGACGGGATTTATTCCAGCGCCAAGCTGCTGTACCCGAACCTCGGGGCGGGCAGCGTGCCCACCGTCGCCGTACAGAGCGTCCTGGCCACCCGCGACTTCAAGACGGCCGACAAGAAGAAGATCCTGCTGGACTACCAGAAGTGCGCCATCGCCAAACTGGTGAACCTTCAGGAAGACGAGGGCATGCACCCCAAGTGGCAGGAAGTGACCTTCAAGACCTGGCCGTGGCCGCAGTACAAGTGA
- a CDS encoding c-type cytochrome, with translation MNRTPYSRWTAGSVLSWALGVTLGVILGVALLIATPIMMRAATPAPSANAEAGEPAQAGSNAEAGANSASGTAGEAGTDMASGSSGAAGTNAESGAGGESSSMSGSASTGAAAGEGATPPAAPATEGAAPAAGASGDVQAGQTVYAANCSGCHGENGQGVVGPSLVTADGPKAWTDAQFLATLREGKTPERQLSAAMPRFSEAQISDAQVVNLHAYIKTLN, from the coding sequence ATGAACAGAACGCCATACAGCCGTTGGACTGCCGGGAGTGTGCTGTCCTGGGCGCTCGGGGTGACCCTGGGTGTCATCCTGGGCGTGGCCCTGCTGATCGCCACACCCATCATGATGCGTGCCGCCACGCCTGCCCCATCCGCGAATGCGGAGGCCGGCGAGCCTGCCCAGGCCGGATCGAACGCCGAGGCTGGAGCGAACAGTGCGTCCGGAACCGCTGGCGAGGCTGGTACGGACATGGCATCCGGTTCCAGCGGCGCGGCCGGCACGAACGCTGAATCCGGCGCGGGCGGCGAGTCCAGTTCCATGTCCGGTTCTGCCTCGACCGGCGCTGCCGCTGGGGAAGGGGCGACGCCCCCCGCCGCTCCGGCCACTGAGGGCGCGGCCCCGGCCGCTGGCGCGTCGGGCGACGTGCAGGCCGGACAGACTGTGTACGCGGCCAACTGCTCGGGCTGCCACGGCGAAAACGGTCAGGGTGTGGTCGGGCCGAGTCTGGTGACCGCTGACGGCCCCAAGGCCTGGACGGACGCCCAGTTCCTGGCCACCCTGCGCGAGGGCAAGACGCCCGAGCGCCAGCTGAGCGCGGCCATGCCCCGTTTCAGCGAGGCCCAGATCAGCGACGCCCAGGTCGTGAACCTGCACGCGTACATCAAGACCCTGAACTGA
- a CDS encoding tRNA-binding protein gives MATELKDTVTFEETLGRLDIRLGTVVDVQPAPGAPKASYRVTIDFGKFGRRVSVGRFTGHPEAELLGKQVVGVLNFAPREIGENMSEVLILGVQFPGAASGEATFLTPATPAKIGSKVF, from the coding sequence ATGGCGACCGAACTGAAAGACACCGTGACCTTTGAGGAGACCCTGGGCCGACTGGACATCCGGCTGGGCACCGTCGTGGACGTGCAGCCTGCACCAGGCGCACCGAAAGCGTCGTACCGCGTGACCATCGACTTCGGGAAGTTCGGACGGCGCGTCAGCGTGGGCCGCTTCACCGGGCATCCAGAGGCCGAGCTGCTGGGCAAGCAGGTGGTCGGCGTGCTGAACTTCGCGCCCCGCGAGATCGGCGAGAACATGTCTGAGGTGCTGATCCTGGGTGTGCAGTTCCCCGGGGCGGCCAGCGGCGAGGCCACGTTCCTGACTCCGGCGACGCCGGCGAAGATCGGCAGCAAGGTGTTCTGA
- a CDS encoding acyl-CoA dehydrogenase C-terminal domain-containing protein, with protein sequence MPTYKAPLRDMKFVMTELLGAEQQLQQMPYYTGNETADGDLMDQVLGEAARFVEGELVALNRVGDQEGCVRHDDGEVTTPTGFKAAYKKYREAGWTALDADPAYGGQGMPHLVSNALVEMLNSANVAWGMYPGLSHGAYTALHAVGSDDLKDLYLPKLVSGEWTGTMCLTEPHAGTDLGIIRTKATENGDGTYAITGTKIFISAGEHDMAENILHLVLARLEGSPQGTKGISLFLVPKYLPTPEGRPGERNGVVCGSLEHKMGIHGNATAVLNFDGAKGFLVGEINKGMNHMFIMMNAARLGTGLQGLGLGEVAYQNALAYAKDRLQMRHEPRVTPAENADPILVHPDVRRMLLTGKAYTEAGRAMAMWLALSIDTEHHHPDEGKRQEAADLVALLTPIAKAFMTDNGFNVAVQSQQVFGGHGYIQEWGMEQFVRDARIGQIYEGTNGIQALDLLGRKVLMDGGKKLQKLAATLQEFVEEHEGDEHIGEYVTQLGKAAQQLGSLTMVIGQKAMAEGGADEVNAAAVDYLRFFGHVVYGYLWARMAKIAQDNIDAGNDRDGFYLAKVQTAKFYFAKLFPETKALAATIKAGNETLAVDDRAVFGWEHGLVNA encoded by the coding sequence ATGCCCACGTACAAGGCCCCCCTGCGCGACATGAAATTCGTCATGACCGAACTGCTCGGCGCCGAGCAGCAGCTCCAGCAGATGCCGTACTATACCGGCAACGAGACCGCCGACGGCGACCTGATGGATCAGGTGCTGGGCGAGGCGGCGCGGTTCGTGGAGGGTGAACTCGTCGCCCTGAACCGTGTCGGTGACCAGGAAGGCTGCGTCCGCCACGACGACGGCGAGGTCACCACCCCCACCGGCTTCAAGGCCGCCTACAAGAAATACCGTGAGGCCGGCTGGACCGCCCTGGATGCCGACCCCGCCTACGGCGGGCAGGGCATGCCGCACCTCGTGAGCAACGCGCTGGTCGAGATGCTCAACTCCGCGAACGTCGCGTGGGGCATGTACCCCGGCCTGTCACACGGCGCGTACACCGCCCTGCATGCGGTCGGCAGCGACGACCTCAAGGATCTGTACCTGCCCAAGCTCGTCAGTGGCGAGTGGACCGGCACCATGTGCCTCACCGAACCCCACGCCGGCACCGACCTGGGCATCATCCGCACGAAGGCCACCGAGAACGGCGACGGCACCTACGCGATCACCGGCACCAAGATCTTCATCTCGGCCGGCGAGCACGACATGGCCGAGAACATCCTTCACCTCGTCTTGGCCCGCCTGGAGGGCAGCCCTCAGGGCACCAAGGGGATCTCGCTGTTCCTCGTGCCCAAGTACCTGCCCACGCCCGAGGGCAGGCCCGGTGAGCGCAACGGCGTCGTGTGCGGCAGCCTGGAGCACAAGATGGGCATCCATGGCAACGCCACCGCCGTCCTGAACTTCGACGGCGCCAAGGGGTTCCTGGTCGGCGAGATCAACAAGGGCATGAACCACATGTTCATCATGATGAACGCCGCCCGTCTGGGCACCGGTCTCCAGGGCCTGGGTCTGGGCGAGGTCGCGTATCAGAACGCCCTGGCCTACGCCAAGGATCGCCTCCAGATGCGCCACGAGCCCCGCGTGACCCCCGCAGAGAACGCCGACCCGATCCTCGTCCACCCGGACGTGCGCCGCATGCTGCTGACCGGCAAGGCCTACACCGAGGCCGGCCGCGCCATGGCCATGTGGCTGGCCCTGAGCATCGACACCGAGCACCACCACCCCGACGAGGGCAAGCGTCAGGAAGCGGCCGATCTGGTCGCCCTGCTGACCCCCATCGCCAAGGCCTTCATGACCGACAACGGCTTCAACGTTGCCGTGCAGAGCCAGCAGGTCTTCGGCGGCCACGGCTACATCCAGGAATGGGGCATGGAGCAGTTCGTCCGCGACGCCCGGATCGGCCAGATCTACGAGGGCACCAACGGCATCCAGGCCCTCGACCTGCTGGGCCGCAAGGTGCTCATGGACGGCGGCAAGAAGCTCCAGAAGCTCGCCGCGACCCTGCAGGAGTTCGTCGAGGAACACGAGGGCGACGAGCACATCGGCGAGTACGTGACCCAGCTCGGCAAGGCGGCGCAGCAGCTCGGCAGCCTGACCATGGTGATCGGCCAGAAGGCCATGGCCGAGGGCGGCGCCGACGAGGTGAACGCTGCCGCCGTGGACTACCTGCGGTTCTTCGGGCACGTCGTGTACGGCTACCTGTGGGCCCGCATGGCGAAGATCGCCCAGGACAACATCGACGCCGGCAACGACAGGGACGGCTTCTACCTGGCCAAGGTGCAGACCGCGAAGTTCTACTTCGCCAAGCTGTTCCCCGAGACCAAGGCCCTGGCCGCGACCATCAAGGCCGGCAACGAGACGCTGGCCGTGGACGACCGCGCCGTGTTCGGCTGGGAACACGGCCTTGTGAACGCGTAA
- a CDS encoding SHOCT-like domain-containing protein — MKEKVKRILDLIRAGKLSLEDAAPLLAALNSRLALTDSDREFVASLLAREELNTDQVAEHLLLLRGLNDTPPAPPPPPYPPRPPQSGPAYSYTYDSRRGRRGGLDDLGERLSARIEQVAAQFAGRAERLGEDVEAHMERFADELERAVEGNAPRAGRGPSGRILRIQVESQHGDEYSANIPVSLAPHLDRLIPPHGQAALESAGFTLDALRLLIEASPSPGPLIDAEDQHGNEVHISIK; from the coding sequence ATGAAAGAGAAAGTCAAACGCATCCTTGACCTGATCCGGGCCGGCAAGCTCAGCCTGGAGGACGCCGCGCCCCTGCTGGCCGCGCTGAATTCCAGACTGGCCCTGACCGACAGCGACCGCGAATTCGTGGCCTCCCTGCTGGCCCGCGAGGAACTGAACACCGATCAGGTCGCCGAGCACCTGCTGCTGCTGCGTGGCCTGAACGACACGCCACCTGCGCCACCGCCGCCGCCCTATCCGCCCCGCCCGCCGCAGTCCGGCCCGGCCTACAGCTACACCTACGACAGCCGCCGGGGCCGGCGCGGTGGCCTGGATGACCTGGGCGAGCGACTGTCCGCACGGATCGAGCAGGTGGCTGCCCAGTTCGCCGGCCGCGCCGAACGCCTGGGTGAAGACGTGGAGGCCCATATGGAACGCTTTGCCGACGAACTCGAACGTGCCGTCGAGGGCAATGCCCCCCGTGCCGGCCGTGGCCCCTCGGGCCGCATCCTGCGGATTCAGGTCGAGTCCCAGCACGGAGACGAATACAGCGCCAACATCCCCGTGAGCCTCGCGCCGCACCTCGACCGTCTGATCCCGCCCCACGGACAGGCCGCGCTGGAGAGCGCCGGCTTCACCCTGGACGCCCTGCGGCTGCTGATCGAGGCGTCCCCCAGCCCCGGCCCCCTGATCGATGCCGAGGATCAGCACGGCAACGAAGTGCACATCTCGATCAAGTGA